The DNA sequence GCAGTAGCTTTAATACAAGCAGCTTTAATGAAAATGCAAAATATGTGGCGTACTACCTAAAAAAGGATATGGAATCTATACAAGATAATACCCAGAAGCAAGAATTTGAAAGAATTGGTGCATATGTTAAGGAGATGCTTTTAACTTACGAAAGTCAAGATCAAAATATAAAATTATCTGGTAGTGAAGCTCACGAAATGGAAGCATTTATAAAAAGTGTAAGGGTAGATGTTACAAACTTGTATGAAGCGAATAAGGATGAGCAGTTAAGTAACAGGGAAAATATTCAAATGATTATTGAGGATCTTGAGAAATGTTTAATAAGCTCTAATTTTATAGGTTTAGGATCTTATGGGCGGGTTTTACAGGATCTAAGATTTTGGTCAGCACTTAAGAATACAATCGTATTTACGGTGATATCAGTCTCTATAGAATTTACCCTAGGACTTGCACTTGCTATGATTATGAATAAAGCAATGAAGGGGATAGGGATTATAAGAACAGTATCGCTTATACCGTGGGCTATCCCTACGGCAGTATCAGCGCTTATGTGGAGTTATATGTATGATGGAGGCAGTGGGGTTATTGCCAAATTATTATCGGTAATAGGTCTTGTCAGCAGCCCAGAACATCTTCTCTTAACAAGTACAGGGGCTATGGTATGTGCCATCATTGCAGACGTATGGAAGACAACACCTTATATGGCACTGCTTCTTTTAGGCGGACTTCAAACGATAGATAGTGGATTATATGAA is a window from the Cellulosilyticum sp. I15G10I2 genome containing:
- a CDS encoding carbohydrate ABC transporter permease encodes the protein MDKRITFKEFLFILPILAIICVFSIWPILDSIKYTVFDYRLNDQQNSKMFLGSSFNTSSFNENAKYVAYYLKKDMESIQDNTQKQEFERIGAYVKEMLLTYESQDQNIKLSGSEAHEMEAFIKSVRVDVTNLYEANKDEQLSNRENIQMIIEDLEKCLISSNFIGLGSYGRVLQDLRFWSALKNTIVFTVISVSIEFTLGLALAMIMNKAMKGIGIIRTVSLIPWAIPTAVSALMWSYMYDGGSGVIAKLLSVIGLVSSPEHLLLTSTGAMVCAIIADVWKTTPYMALLLLGGLQTIDSGLYESSQIDGAGKIKTFLAITLPLLKPAILVAVLFRTLDAFRVYDLIAVLTGGGPGGSTETLSIYAYKIMFGQTNFGYGSVIVMMMFICVAAIAALFVKVLGADVMSKN